The Medicago truncatula cultivar Jemalong A17 chromosome 4, MtrunA17r5.0-ANR, whole genome shotgun sequence genome includes a region encoding these proteins:
- the LOC25491223 gene encoding ABC transporter E family member 2, with protein MTRIAIVNEDRCKPKKCRQECKKSCPVVKTGKLCIEVNSASKIAYLSEELCNGCGICVKKCPFEAIKIINLPENLDKETTHRYGPNTFKLHRLPIPRPGKVLGLVGKNGIGKSTALKVLAGELEPNLGRFTNPPKWPEILTFFRGSELQNYFTRFRGEGLKAIIKPQYVDDFRRKEQVNVGQALDQKNERDMKEELCAALELNQVIDRNVVDLSGGELQRFAIAGIAIQNAEIYMFDEPSSYLDVKQRLKAAQVVRSLLRHNSYVIVVEHDLSVLDYLSDFICCLYGTPGVYGVVTLPFSVREGINIFLSGFVPTENLRFREDSLTFKVAETPHETDEAQTYARYKYPTMTKTQGKFRLRVAGGEFTDSQIVVMIGENGTGKTTFIRMLVGSLKPDTIGGSDLEMPEFNISYKPQTITPKFKSTVRHLLHERIHKSYTDPQFISDVMKPLLIEQLMDKEVLNLSGGELQRVYLCLCLGKPADIYLIDEPSAYLDSEQRIIAAKVIKRFILHAKKTAFVVEHDFIMATYLADRVIVYEGQPSIDCTANSPQSLLTGMNLFLSHLDITFRRDPTNFRPRINKLDSTKDREQKLAGTYYYLDD; from the exons ATGACGCGTATTGCCATTGTCAATGAAGACAGATGCAAGCCGAAAAAGTGTCGACAGGAGTGTAAGAAGAGTTGCCCTGTCGTCAAAACCG GAAAATTGTGTATTGAGGTTAATTCTGCATCGAAGATTGCTTACCTATCCGAGGAATTGTGCAATGGATGTGGTATTTGTGTTAAG AAATGTCCTTTTGAAGCAATTAAGATTATCAACTTGCCGGAGAATTTGGACAAAgaaacaactcatagatatggTCCTAATACTTTTAAGCTACACAG GTTGCCGATTCCGAGGCCGGGGAAAGTGCTTGGTTTGGTAGGGAAAAATGGAATTGGGAAGTCCACTGCCCTTAAAGTTTTGGCTGGAGAGTTGGAGCCAAATTTGGGTCGTTTCACC AACCCCCCTAAATGGCCggaaattttgactttttttcgGGGATCTGAATTGCAGAATTACTTTACTCGCTTTCGAGGGGAAGGTTTGAAG GCTATCATCAAGCCTCAGTATGTTGATGACTTTCGAAGAAAGGAGCAAGTGAATGTTGGGCAGGCGCTAGACCAAAAGAATGAGAGAGATATGAAGGAAGAGCTTTGTGCTGCTCTTGAGCTTAATCAAGTTATAGATCGTAATGTTGTTGATCTTTCAGGGGGTGAGCTTCAAAGGTTTGCCATTGCAGGTATTGCCATCCAAAATGCGGAGATATACATGTTTGATGAACCTTCTAGTTATCTTGATGTGAAACAGAGGCTGAAAGCTGCCCAAGTTGTCCGGTCATTGCTAAGGCATAATAG ctaTGTAATTGTTGTTGAACACGATCTTAGTGTCTTGGACTACTTATCAGACTTTATTTGCTGTTTGTATGGAACACCTGGTGTATATGGAGTCGTAACACTTCCTTTCTCAGTCAGAGAAGGAATTAATATCTTCTTGTCTGGCTTTGTTCCAACAGAAAATCTTAGGTTTCGGGAGGACTCTCTTACCTTCAAG GTTGCAGAGACTCCACATGAAACTGATGAAGCTCAAACATATGCTCGGTACAAGTACCCAACCATGACCAAAACTCAAGGCAAGTTCAGGCTTCGTGTAGCTGGAGGAGAATTTACGGATTCTCAGATTGTTGTTATGATTGGTGAGAATGGGACGGGAAAGACAACATTCATTCGTATGCTG GTTGGTTCATTGAAACCTGACACTATAGGTGGATCTGATCTGGAGATGCCTGAGTTCAATATTTCTTACAAACCTCAGACAATTACCCCAAAGTTCAAATCAACTGTTAGACACCTGTTACATGAAAGAATTCATAAATCTTATACTGATCCCCAGTTTATATCAGATGTGATGAAACCACTACTTATTGAACAGCTGATGGACAAAGAAGTTTTGAATCTTTCTGGTGGAGAGTTGCAAAGAGTTTACTTATGTCTTTGTCTTGGAAAG CCTGCAGACATTTATCTGATAGATGAGCCAAGTGCATATCTTGATTCCGAACAGCGTATTATTGCTGCAAAAGTTATCAAGAGGTTTATTCTTCATGCAAAGAAAACAGCCTTTGTGGTTGAGCATGATTTCATCATGGCAACTTATCTTGCTGACAGAGTTATTGTTTATGAGGGTCAACCTTCAATTGACTGTACTGCAAATTCTCCACAATCACTGCTGACTGGGATGAACCTTTTCTTATCA CATCTTGATATCACATTTAGAAGAGATCCAACTAATTTCCGCCCAAGGATCAACAAACTTGATTCAACCAAGGATAGAGAGCAAAAGCTTGCTGGGACTTATTATTACCTTGATGACTAA
- the LOC112421301 gene encoding protein MAINTENANCE OF MERISTEMS, whose translation MPMGEMTVTLDDVACLTHLPIEGRMLDHGKKMPKHEGAALLMTYLGVAQHEAEKICNQEYGGYISYPRLRDFYTSYLGRANVLADTEDPEEVEELARVRSYCVRCYLLYLVGCLLFGDRSNKRIELIYLTTMADGYAGMRNYSWGAMTLAYLYGELTDACRPGHRALGGSVTLLTAWFLAHFPEFFSVDLNTDYLENYPVAARWKLQKGHGEGITYRSLLDRIQLDDVCWRPYEEHREIQDFEEVFWYSGWIMCGVRRVYRHLPERVLRQYGYVQTIPRHPTDVRDLPPPSIVQMFVDFRTHTLKADARGEQVGEDTWRGWRMAMSCGTLGCLTLRSCHLFQEIFRGLQMKSRSLQSSGSGKRREARLTPMTWLVALLPTLMRS comes from the exons ATGCCgatgggggagatgactgtgacattggatgatgtcgcatgtctcacgcatcttcctattgaggggcggatgttggatcatgggaagaagatgcccaagcatgagggagcggcactgCTGATGACGTATCTGGGTGTGGCCCAGCATGAGGCTGAGAAGATCTGCAACCAGgagtacggtgggtacattagctaccccaggctgagggacttctatacctcgtaccttggtagggccaacGTATTGGCGGATACGGAGGATCCTGAGGAGGTTGAGGAGCTGGCGAGGGTCAGGTCATACTGCGTCCGGTGTTACCTTCTGTACTTggtcggatgcttgttgtttggcgatagaagcaacaagcgcatcgagctgatatatttgacgaccatggcggacggctacgcagggatgcgtaattattcctggggagCTATGACCCTCGCCTACCTATACGGCGAGTTGACGGATGCATGTAGGCCTGGACACAGAGCGCTTGGGGGaagcgtgacactgctcact gcatggtttttggcgcattttccagAGTTTTTCAGTGTTGATCTCAACACTGACTACCTGGAAAACTATCCGGTtgcagcgaggtggaagctccaaaagggtcatggggaggggatcacgtatcggtcactgctCGATCGTATACAGTTAGATGATGTATGCTGGCGGCCGTACGAGGAGCACAGAGAGATCCAGGACTtcgaggaggttttctggtattctggatggattatgtgcggcgtccgtagggtgtaccgtcacttgcccgagagggttttgaggcagtacggatacgtgCAGACCATCCCCAGACATCCGACTGATGTTAGGGACCTCCCCCCGCCTTCCATTGTGCAGATgttcgtcgacttccgcactcacacgcttaaggcggaCGCTCGGGGTGAGCAGGTAGGAGAGGATACATGGCGCGGGTGGCGGATGGCTATGTCCTgtggtacactagggtgtctcaccctcagatcttgccacctattccaggagatcttccgaggcctGCAAATGAAGAGTAGATCATTGCAGAGCAGTGGCAGCGGTAagaggcgagaagctcgcctgacacctatgacatggttagtggcgctgttgcctacgctgatgcgcagttag
- the LOC25491224 gene encoding uncharacterized protein, which yields MSFSLFSFSSTLTTTTATPLPKFRFRVSSVMASTVTTTKVAPAVIVGGGRVGKALEGMGDGQDLLVKRGDSIPLDFEGPILVCTRNDDLDSVLQTTPLSRWKDLVFFQNGMLEPWLESKGLKDGNQVLAYFAVSKLGESPIDGKTDTNPEGLTAAYGKWSSAVSERLQAGGLSCKVLDKEAFQKQMLEKLIWICSVMLVGARHGGVSVGVVEKEFHLELCSLIAELASAAASEKGLTFEQAMEDRLCAYSRAVAHFPTAVKEFKWRNGWFYALSEKAIAQGKQDPCPLHTKWLKELKIV from the exons atgtctttctctctctttagcTTTTCTTCCACTCTTACAACAACCACCGCCACACCGCTTCCAAAATTCAGATTCAGAGTCTCTTCCGTCATGGCATCCACTGTAACCACCACTAAAGTTGCTCCGGCCGTCATTGTCGGCGGTGGAAGAGTTGGAAAGGCTTTAGAAGGTATGGGAGATGGTCAAGACCTTCTTGTCAAACGTGGTGATTCAATTCCTCTTGATTTTGAAGGTCCTATTTTGGTTTGTACTAGAAATGATGATCTTGATTCTGTTCTTCAAACCACTCCTCTTTCCAGATGGAAAG ATTTGGTGTTTTTCCAGAATGGAATGTTGGAACCGTGGCTTGAGAGCAAAGGTTTGAAAGATGGGAACCAAGTCTTGGCATATTTCGCAGTGTCAAAACTTGGAGAGTCCCCTATTGATGGTAAGACTGATACCAATCCTGAAGGATTGACAGCTGCTTATGGCAAGTGGTCTTCGGCTGTTTCTGAAAGATTGCAAGCTGGAGGCCTCTCTTGCAAG GTTTTGGATAAAGAAGCATTTCAAAAGCAGATGTTAGAGAAGCTCATATGGATTTGTTCTGTCATGCTTGTTGGAGCGCGTCATGGAGGGGTTTCTGTTGGTGTTGTGGAAAAGGAATTCCACCTTGAA TTATGTAGCCTGATAGCAGAACTAGCATCAGCAGCAGCTAGTGAAAAGGGGTTAACGTTTGAACAAGCCATGGAAGACCGTTTGTGTGCGTACTCCCGAGCTGTTGCTCACTTTCCCACGGCAGTTAAGGAG TTCAAATGGAGGAATGGTTGGTTTTATGCTCTTTCTGAGAAGGCTATTGCCCAAGGCAAGCAGGATCCATGTCCTCTGCATACCAAATGGCTTAAAGAGTTGAAAATTGTATAA
- the LOC25491226 gene encoding uncharacterized membrane protein At1g16860 isoform X1: protein MGSRIPSHQLSNGLYVSGRPEQPKERVPTMTATAMPYTGGDIKKSGELGKMFDIPTDGSKSRKSGPITGAPSRTTSFGGAGSHSGPIHPNSAARAIYTTSGSMSIGGAAGSNSQKKSNSGPLSKHGEPIKKSSGPQSGGVTPTGRQHSGPLPPVLPTTGLITSGPISSGPLNSSGAPRKVSGPLEATGSMKLQGSAVPVHNQAVTVLNQGDEYSFRRNFPKAMLWLLILLFVMGFIAGGFILGAVHNPTLLIVVVILFGLVAASFTWNTYWGRRAIMGFIANYPDSELRTAKNGQFVKVSGVVTCGNVPLESSFQKVPRCVYTSTSLYEYRGWDSKAANPTHRRLSWGLRLLERRVVDFYISDFQSGLRALVKTGHGARVTPYVDDSVLINVNPTKEELSPEFIRWLGERNLSSDDRITRLEEGYVKEGSTVSVMGVVHRNENVLMIVPPPEPITTGCHWLKCIFPASLEGIVLRCEDTSKNDVIPV from the exons ATGGGTTCTAGAATTCCATCTCATCAGCTTAGCAATGGCCTATATGTATCAGGGCGGCCAGAGCAGCCGAAAGAAAGGGTTCCGACGATGACCGCAACGGCCATGCCATATACCGGTGGAGACATAAAAAAGTCAGGAgaattgggaaaaatgtttGATATTCCTACTGATGGCTCAAAATCTAGAAAATCTGGACCAATAACAGGCGCACCATCACGAACAACATCTTTTGGAGGAGCCGGTTCACATTCCGGACCAATTCATCCTAATTCTGCTGCTCGGGCTATCTATACTACTTCAGGTTCCATGTCTATTGGTGGCGCGGCTGGTTCCAATTCACAAAAGAAATCTAATTCCGGGCCGTTGAGTAAGCATGGGGAACCGATTAAAAAATCTTCTGGTCCTCAGTCTGGTGGAGTAACTCCAACTGGACGTCAACATTCTGGACCTCTTCCTCCTGTTCTTCCGACAACAGGTCTCATTACATCGGGGCCTATATCATCTGGCCCGCTAAACTCTTCTGGTGCTCCAAGGAAAGTGTCCGGTCCTTTGGAAGCGACAGGTTCGATGAAGTTGCAAGGTTCTGCTGTTCCTGTTCACAATCAAGCTGTCACGGTTCTCAATCAAGGTGATGAATATTCCTTTAGAAGGAATTTTCCAAAGGCCATGTTATGGTTATTAATTCTGCTTTTTGTCATGGGTTTCATTGCTGGCGGTTTTATTCTTGGAGCCGTGCACAATCCTACTCTCCTTATTGTGGTTGTGATTCTCTTTGGCTTAGTTGCTGCGTCTTTCACTTGGAATACTTATTGGGGAAGAAGAGCTATTATGGGCTTCATTGCCAATTATCCAGACTCCGAGCTTAGAACTGCAAAGAATGGACAATTTGTGAAAGTCTCTGGG GTTGTTACTTGCGGTAATGTGCCTCTAGAGTCATCTTTCCAGAAAGTCCCCAGATGCGTATATACATCAACAAGTTTATATGAGTATCGAGGATGGGACTCAAAAGCTGCGAATCCTACACATCGGCGACTTTCTTGGGGCCTTAGATTGCTGGAA AGGCGTGTGGTTGATTTTTACATCTCAGATTTCCAGTCTGGTTTAAGGGCATTGGTCAAGACTGGTCATGGAGCAAGAGTGACCCCTTATGTTGATGACTCGGTTCTCATCAATGTAAATCCAACCAAAGAAGAGTTATCTCCAGAGTTCATTCGGTGGTTGGGAGAGAGAAATTTGTCAAGTGACGACCGCATCACGCGGCTGGAAGAAGG GTATGTTAAAGAAGGAAGCACGGTGAGTGTAATGGGGGTTGTTCACAGGAATGAGAACGTGCTTATGATTGTTCCTCCACCAGAGCCAATTACAACAGGTTGCCACTGGCTCAAATGTATTTTTCCTGCTAGCTTGGAAGGTATAGTCTTAAGATGCGAGGACACGTCCAAGAATGATGTCATACCGGTTTAA
- the LOC25491226 gene encoding uncharacterized membrane protein At1g16860 isoform X2 encodes MGSRIPSHQLSNGLYVSGRPEQPKERVPTMTATAMPYTGGDIKKSGELGKMFDIPTDGSKSRKSGPITGAPSRTTSFGGAGSHSGPIHPNSAARAIYTTSGSMSIGGAAGSNSQKKSNSGPLSKHGEPIKKSSGPQSGGVTPTGRQHSGPLPPVLPTTGLITSGPISSGPLNSSGAPRKVSGPLEATGSMKLQGSAVPVHNQAVTVLNQVAASFTWNTYWGRRAIMGFIANYPDSELRTAKNGQFVKVSGVVTCGNVPLESSFQKVPRCVYTSTSLYEYRGWDSKAANPTHRRLSWGLRLLERRVVDFYISDFQSGLRALVKTGHGARVTPYVDDSVLINVNPTKEELSPEFIRWLGERNLSSDDRITRLEEGYVKEGSTVSVMGVVHRNENVLMIVPPPEPITTGCHWLKCIFPASLEGIVLRCEDTSKNDVIPV; translated from the exons ATGGGTTCTAGAATTCCATCTCATCAGCTTAGCAATGGCCTATATGTATCAGGGCGGCCAGAGCAGCCGAAAGAAAGGGTTCCGACGATGACCGCAACGGCCATGCCATATACCGGTGGAGACATAAAAAAGTCAGGAgaattgggaaaaatgtttGATATTCCTACTGATGGCTCAAAATCTAGAAAATCTGGACCAATAACAGGCGCACCATCACGAACAACATCTTTTGGAGGAGCCGGTTCACATTCCGGACCAATTCATCCTAATTCTGCTGCTCGGGCTATCTATACTACTTCAGGTTCCATGTCTATTGGTGGCGCGGCTGGTTCCAATTCACAAAAGAAATCTAATTCCGGGCCGTTGAGTAAGCATGGGGAACCGATTAAAAAATCTTCTGGTCCTCAGTCTGGTGGAGTAACTCCAACTGGACGTCAACATTCTGGACCTCTTCCTCCTGTTCTTCCGACAACAGGTCTCATTACATCGGGGCCTATATCATCTGGCCCGCTAAACTCTTCTGGTGCTCCAAGGAAAGTGTCCGGTCCTTTGGAAGCGACAGGTTCGATGAAGTTGCAAGGTTCTGCTGTTCCTGTTCACAATCAAGCTGTCACGGTTCTCAATCAAG TTGCTGCGTCTTTCACTTGGAATACTTATTGGGGAAGAAGAGCTATTATGGGCTTCATTGCCAATTATCCAGACTCCGAGCTTAGAACTGCAAAGAATGGACAATTTGTGAAAGTCTCTGGG GTTGTTACTTGCGGTAATGTGCCTCTAGAGTCATCTTTCCAGAAAGTCCCCAGATGCGTATATACATCAACAAGTTTATATGAGTATCGAGGATGGGACTCAAAAGCTGCGAATCCTACACATCGGCGACTTTCTTGGGGCCTTAGATTGCTGGAA AGGCGTGTGGTTGATTTTTACATCTCAGATTTCCAGTCTGGTTTAAGGGCATTGGTCAAGACTGGTCATGGAGCAAGAGTGACCCCTTATGTTGATGACTCGGTTCTCATCAATGTAAATCCAACCAAAGAAGAGTTATCTCCAGAGTTCATTCGGTGGTTGGGAGAGAGAAATTTGTCAAGTGACGACCGCATCACGCGGCTGGAAGAAGG GTATGTTAAAGAAGGAAGCACGGTGAGTGTAATGGGGGTTGTTCACAGGAATGAGAACGTGCTTATGATTGTTCCTCCACCAGAGCCAATTACAACAGGTTGCCACTGGCTCAAATGTATTTTTCCTGCTAGCTTGGAAGGTATAGTCTTAAGATGCGAGGACACGTCCAAGAATGATGTCATACCGGTTTAA
- the LOC25491227 gene encoding F-box protein CPR1 has product MHCSLYNDTYLFLNIKEILPHPQEGSELYLLSGDKFENRVNLKWPVSFQQDEVYSYTNMLDSGINDVLCLSDRDHEFVALWNPATKELETVPSSSAQFLPFNTVWFHLHGYGYDPVNDDYKIIRRVYVNQYKPNDNVDWNYLPTTPQPFWEIYSVRSHSWKRLDLYMPIDIGRKVYLNGMCHWWANTNVADAYMVSFNLSNENFFTTHLPLDMQDSYPNEWVKIETDPDEWVKRYFDLVVLNGFVAMISKHVKTSSFHIYVLGELGVRESWTKLFIVGPLPGVERPIGAGKKGDIFFLKNDNEVACFDLNTQTIEDLGVKGEPFFCHFAICKKNLSFIGIRN; this is encoded by the coding sequence ATGCATTGTTCACTGTACAATGACACATATCTCTTCCTTAATATAAAGGAGATATTGCCACATCCACAAGAAGGTTCAGAATTGTATTTGCTCTCTGGTGACAAATTTGAGAATAGGGTCAATTTGAAATGGCCAGTTTCATTTCAACAGGATGAGGTTTATAGTTATACTAATATGTTGGATTCTGGTATTAACGACGTTCTTTGTTTATCTGATCGTGATCATGAATTTGTTGCATTATGGAATCCAGCTACTAAGGAATTGGAAACTGTTCCTTCTAGTTCGGCTCAGTTTTTACCTTTTAATACTGTTTGGTTTCATCTTCATGGATATGGTTATGACCCTGTTAATGACGACTATAAGATCATTCGACGTGTTTATGTTAATCAATATAAACCTAATGACAATGTTGATTGGAATTATCTTCCAACCACGCCACAACCTTTTTGGGAGATTTATAGTGTAAGAAGTCATTCTTGGAAGAGACTTGATTTGTATATGCCTATAGATATAGGTCGTAAGGTGTACTTGAATGGAATGTGTCATTGGTGGGCGAACACGAATGTAGCTGATGCATACATGGTTTCTTTTAACTTGAGCAATGAGAACTTCTTTACTACGCATTTACCGTTGGATATGCAAGATAGCTATCCTAATGAGTGGGTGAAGATAGAAACTGATCCTGACGAGTGGGTGAAAAGGTACTTTGACTTGGTGGTGTTAAATGGGTTCGTTGCTATGATCTCAAAGCATGTAAAGACATCTTCTTTTCACATATATGTTTTGGGCGAACTTGGTGTTAGAGAATCATGGACTAAACTCTTCATTGTCGGACCCTTGCCTGGCGTGGAGCGTCCTATTGGAGCAGGAAAAAAAGGCGATATATTCTTTCTAAAAAATGACAATGAAGTAGCTTGTTTTGATTTAAATACCCAAACAATTGAAGATTTGGGTGTTAAAGGGGAGCCTTTTTTTTGTCACTTTGCAATTTGTAAGAAAAACCTTTCGTTTATCGGAATTAGGAATTAG
- the LOC25491228 gene encoding kelch repeat-containing protein At3g27220, which produces MVRPSVKLGSAKLVVICVSLLGFALIADFLWASSSPSSSYFPRSTFKTSTIIIPKEKEQKKKNSVRLLADAYADLPAPQLVWEKMKTSPVPRLDGAAIQIRNLFFVFAGYADINTVHSHVDIYNFDDGTWGGRFDMPKEMAHSHLGMATDGRYIYIVNGQYGPQCRGPTSDTFVLDTETKQWSGLPPLPVPRYAPATQLWRGRLHVMGGSKENRHTPGLEHWSLAVKNGKALEKEWRSEIPIPHGGPHRACVVANDRLYVLGGQEGDFMAKPGSPIFKCSRRMEVVYPDVYMLDDEMKWKVLPPMPKQNSHIEFAWVLVNNSIVIAGGTTEKHPETKKMVLNGEVFQFNLNTLKWSVIGKLPYRVKTTLVGFWNGWLYFTSGQRDKGPDDPSPKKVVGDMWRTKLKLNE; this is translated from the exons ATGGTTCGTCCGTCGGTAAAACTCGGTTCCGCCAAATTGGTTGTGATCTGCGTCAGTCTTCTAGGTTTCGCTCTCATTGCCGATTTTCTATGGGCATCTTCATCTCCATCTTCTTCTTATTTCCCTCGTTCCACTTTCAAAACCTCCACAATCATCATCCCCAAAGAgaaagaacaaaagaagaaaaattctgTAAGATTACTTGCAGATGCTTATGCAGATTTACCTGCTCCTCAACTCGTTTGGGAAAAGATGAAAACTTCACCTGTTCCTAGACTTGATGGTGCTGCTATTCAGATTCGTAATCTTTTCTTCGTTTTTGCTGGTTATGCCGACATTAATACT GTACATTCTCATGttgatatatataattttgatgaTGGAACTTGGGGAGGACGTTTTGACATGCCAAAAGAAATGGCACATTCACATTTAGGAATGGCGACAGATGGAAGATACATTTATATAGTCAATGGGCAGTATGGCCCACAATGTAGAGGTCCCACCTCTGATACCTTTGTACTTGACACAGAAACAAAGCAATGGAGCGGTCTCCCTCCTTTGCCAGTCCCTAG GTATGCGCCGGCAACTCAACTTTGGAGAGGTCGATTGCATGTAATGGGTGGCAGTAAAGAGAATAGACATACACCTGGATTAGAACATTGGAGTCTTGCTGTCAAGAATGGAAAAGCATTAGAAAAGGAGTGGAGAAGTGAGATACCCATTCCCCACGGAGGACCTCACAG GGCTTGTGTTGTGGCTAATGATCGTCTTTATGTTCTTGGTGGTCAAGAAGGTGATTTTATGGCCAAACCTGGGTCACCTATTTTTAAGTGCTCGCGTAGGATGGAG GTGGTCTATCCTGATGTTTACATGTTGGATGACGAGATGAAGTGGAAAGTGCTACCTCCAATGCCAAAACAAAACTCACATATTGAATTTGCATGGGTGCTTGTAAACAATTCCATTGTTATTGCTGGAGGCACAACAGAGAAGCACCCTGAAACtaagaaaatggttttaaatggAGAAGTGTTCCAGTTTAACTTGAATACTTTG AAGTGGTCTGTAATCGGAAAGTTACCATACCGGGTGAAAACAACTCTAGTTGGATTTTGGAATGGCTGGTTGTACTTCACTTCAGGACAAAGAGACAAGGGACCTGATGATCCATCACCAAAAAAGGTCGTTGGAGATATGTGGagaacaaaattaaagttgaatGAGTGA